ATACCAtacatttttcatcaaaattttaaatcaaattaatttaacattttatttgctcAAAATGTGAtccataataattatgtttcaacaacaaaaccttacaaccgacttcaaattaaaaactattgacccaaattttatgacatttttaatgGACAAAATGAAAgcaatttcacgttaaatgaaaaaatggaGTCAAAGAAATCAGTTTATCCAGTCAGAAGTTCTGTAAACCTCTCccttttttaagtcggttaaaaatattaaataatagcaattatattaaacactgctgtaaactcataaaaatctattttttttttgttgaaacaaatCAGCAAATTACGagtaattttacataatatttcagCAATAGTCCATTCGAGTATTCTAGTGTAGGTACCTAAGTTTTAAGTTAACTTGCAATAATGAAACTGAAATAACCGATTTAGTATAATGTACTTTGCAAGACAGATACGATTCTAATAAGGGAAAGATAAGCGAGGGGAATTCGTGGTGATAATAAATTGTATGCCAAAGTGACATTTTAGATAGTGGGTACGCGGTACGTGATCcttttagggccgatttttcaatcgccagataacttctattcaacgaatatgtttgacgttttgacagctattgaatagaaaatatgtcaaacggccatatttattcctcagattcCTACAAGTTAtttgacgattgaaaaatcgggccttagtaatgtttttttcgAAGAGAATGGTTCTTGCTCTTTTATTGAAATAGGCGTAGCATAAGCTATTTGTGATTTTGTGTGTCCGCCTAAATTTTATAATGCAAAGGTGCAAAGTTTTATATTCTCTAAGAATGAAGATTTTTGTATATCATATTTtaacaagtaataaatataacaaatactttttctagttttattacaaatatttgcctAATATATACGACAGCCAGAGCTACGTTATATCATAAAAGCTTAGTTTTTCTGTGCCTTCCTATGTAGGTACTGGTTAGAACGACCAGCGACCATAAGGCTTGGGTTGTGGTTTACTTGGGTAGCAAACAGTTAATAAACTTACGTACCGTCAAAGTATAGAGCTCTTTTTTCTATAttactgtaaaaaaatgttacttcaataaaaaaaacctccaGTTTAATTCTTCGCAATTGTGCTGCCATCTGTGCTATATATGTCAAACTACAACGTGTTATTGTTAACGTACCAACGATATACTCATGTTTTGTTATGCCAAACTTAACATAGATGTCGCTAGAAGGCTGATTACATTCTTAATTGCAGTTAATGTTAGTACAATCTAATACTCTTCATCTACTATTGTAATTGTGTAttctaatattgtttttttttaagattccgTGGATACCATAGacaaagtaacaaaaatccGAAGTGGCATCGACaatgtataaattttatgaaacaatgaCATGGCGTATTTTCCTTTTACTTAAAGAATACCCACATTTACGATTTTTTCTTGTTGAATGACTATGAATAATCGACAACCATGATAATACTACTTAATATACACCACTAAACTGGTGGCTTTAAATCTAAGCAGTTCCAAACAGGCAGTCAGCATTTTTTTCGTCTGGGAATCTTAATTTGTACCTACTATTAATACTGAAAATGACAGTCAAACTCAGAATAGGCATTCCATATAGGTTTGACtgaccaaaaagttttttcCTTCACCCGGTCACCGCTTTAAATTGTGGACGTGCGCATATATCTGCCGTAAGCAGAATAGATAATGCATTGAAtgttatataagtatgtttagtTGCATAAGCTATACATTCCTCACGTAACTTCAATGCAGCCAGATATACAATCACAAGTGCAGGTAAATCAGCAATGAGATTACATCAGTGCCTATGatgttaacattattaatagatTTCATTACCTTCCGACGCTTTACAGTTTATTTGTTCATATGCGATTTTATAGACTGTTTAGTTGGTACTTAGTTGTGTTGCTATGTTGTATTCTTccaaaaaatgaaggaatgaagGAATTACTTCTTCAATGGTAAATATAAGGAAGCATGAATCACAAAAAATCGACAGAAACACCCTTTTAAATTACCGTTACCATTTAAATTActctttaatataattactttaaaactcataaaaagTAAGATTGTGGGTATAAAAGAAACGAAAactaccctaaaaatttcagcctgctagcttaatGAGAagagcctcaaaattgagttgcaaaatccaaccggaacgacaaataaacaaacaagaaaagtgagtgtagaaaaaacaattgaaagataTAATGACAAAGACATTATTAAACCTCGAGGCGGGGGGAGATCCCTTGGCAAAATATTATCTTCAAGACTTcgtgtaattaaatatgaatacaaaatcaGTTGGGGAATAGAACTAAGTGGAGATACTACACTTGTATTTCAAGCTAGATATGGGGCGAAGCATAATGATATTTTAGACGTATTAATGTATGACCATAGAACATGACCTAATATGCGCCAATGAcgaaataagatatttaatacATGTTCAAAGGTCACCCTTATTGGGAAAATTTTGGCTGCTTCACTTTCGTAAACATCAACAAGAACGAAACATTTGAAGACGTATTAAATGGGATAGTAGTCATAAGATGAAGACAGAGTTGCGTTATGAGATTGGAGAGACAGAACCATGCCTAGATACTTAACAAATAactatcaaaagtttttatttgatgaagGCTTTTCTCAGGCAAATTCAATTCGAAAcgtcacaatattatttaaacaaaaaataatcccaACTCTTGGGGAATTGTTCGAAAACGTTTTTCTTATAGAGGAAccgacaagaaactccattaTTAGTCGAACAAGGAATTGTGCAAAGAGAAGGTAGATTGAGAACTAACTAACGCAACGACAAGCGAGCGCCGTCTTCTCAGCTGAAACCGACACAATCTTGGTAAACTTGGAGGTCGAAGTTGGCCTTTTGtacttaaacaaaaaccatGGGTATTGGTTCAGTTTAGGTCTACCTTTTTGAACGAGCAGGTAGATGTACCATATAGTTCAATAATACCTAGGGAAttagattttagattttcttaATTCGTCCAGATAGTTGCATTATACctatattgatttaaaaagcCTCAAAGAAGCAAAAAGATCTTCAAAGGATTTGGTTTAAACGAAATCTTAGTTGAAAATATGTCTTATTAGTCCCATTAAGTAGCAAAACTCGACATAACAAGTTGATTCATTCTTCCATGAAGTACAAAACCTACTAACATGAAGAAAGATAGAGATTTGTATGTGTACTGAGAGACccaataagataaaataacacaagttctgATCAGTGTCCGCTGACCCTTTATCCTCACCAGTTTCATTATGTTTATCTAGGATCTAAATACTGAATGGTTTGCAATTCTAAACAATGCAGCCAGTCAGTTTAATAACATGCTACAGTACCATCGTGATAAATTGCTGCCTACAATTTGGTTCCAAGAATTTGCTTTGATACATCTATCATTCAACCTTATTAAAAATCTGGATTCGACTCCAGCAGAGCGCGACTGTGTTTGGCAACACAGCGGCGGACTCGACGGCACATCATAATGACATAATTGGCAGGGGGGAGCgcaggcgcgcggcggcgcggggggAGCGCGCGACGCATGCGCGGGTTTGACGGCCAAGGTCGAGGCCGAGCGATTCTGCCGCGCACCGCCGCCTCGGTAGGTTCTTCTCGCGCGCCCTCTTTCTGGAAACAGCTTCTGAGGGACAAATGCGCATTAAACGCCGCGAGTGTGCTGCATCCTGGTCCACAACGCCGGCCTGGACTCACCGACAAAGGTAAGACCGTCATTTTACTACATTTCCACGCATTCCGGCTTTGAGAAAAATCGATCAGTTGTGTAATGTTTGTAATCACGCTTTCCACCTATGTATGCGTATATGTATATACGGTACAGCTATCAATTCGCGTGTTTTGGAAAGATACGTTTAAATTAGATGAGCTTGTAGTTCGAGGTGCCATAATAACAGGAACTAACGACAGCTGGGTAGCATAGCCGTAGGTAGTgtgaataaatgatttgttCATTGCGCGAAATTGGTCAGTTCACCTTGCGCGGCGTCTCACGTCACCCGCTGTGCACGCTAATCGTCTGAACAAACAATTTTGGTGTTGTTTTGGGAACAAAATTCAATGTAAATGTTACCGACAATGTGGTTTAATGAAGTACCTTCCAGCCATTTTCTATAATTACCTTCATTTTCTCGGAATCGAAGCGGTGCGTTACGTACCTACCGGCGTGTGGTAATATGTCGGTAATccgaatatttaatttctttgtattCAGATGGTGAAAATTTTCTCGCCtcaatattatattcaatgtaTATTGCATAATATTAAGGTGTCTCGTCTTAGCTGTATTATATTGTTCCGCACTCGATCacgtttgaaaaaatatttggtctACAAGCGTTGTCCTCCCAGCTTATAATATCATAGCCTTTAGACGGTTTTTTATGGATTTATATCCCAAATACTATACTTAGATGCACTTGCGGACCCAGGGGTGGAGGGGGGGGGGGACTCAAACTGTAGGACgatctttttgtgtttattgtgtTTGAGCCGCGGCGTCAAACCCCCCACCACCGAAATGACAATCCCGTATCCGCCATTGCTTGGATGTATACAAGCTTGATGTTCACATTAGCCCCGCAAAGATGGCGGTTTCATATCGATATTATTACTTACGTATTAATTGAATAGGTGTAGGACCCCACTTTTTGTTAAGGTTTTTGTTATTAACGCTTAACATCGCTAATAGTTTTGGCAGTCAAATGCCTGTAATAAATATCTGTTTTTACGATTATCaattttctgtttgtttatttaccttTGCATTAATAGATTGGTGCAATATTTTGTATCTGTTCGTGGCGTTCGGTCCGCAGAACAAAGACTTAAATAAGATCTTTCCGGACCAACTAGACGCCTTGGATGGATAGGTTCCGATTCTACTAATAATTGATGGGTGTANNNNNNNNNNNNNNNNNNNNNNNNNNNNNNNNNNNNNNNNNNNNNNNNNNNNNNNNNNNNNNNNNNNNNNNNNNNNNNNNNNNNNNNNNNNNNNNNNNNNNNNNNNNNNNNNNNNNNNNNNNNNNNNNNNNNNNNNNNNNNNNNNNNNNNNNNNNNNNNNNNNNNNNNNNNNNNNNNNNNNNNNNNNNNNNNNNNNNNNNNNNNNNNNNNNNNNNNNNNNNNNNNNNNNNNNNNNNNNNNNNNNNNNNNNNNNNNNNNNNNNNNNNNNNNNNNNNNNNNNNNNNNNNNNNNNNNNNNNNNNNNNNNNNNNNNNNNNNNNNNNNNNNNNNNNNNNNNNNNNNNNNNNNNNNNNNNNNNNNNNNNNNNNNNNNNNNNNNNNNNNNNNNNNNNNNNNNNNNNNNNNNNNNNNNNNNNNNNNNNNNNNNNNNNNNNNNNNNNNNNNNNNNNNNNNNNNNNNNNNNNNNNNNNNNNNNNNNNNNNNNNNNNNNNNNNNNNNNNNNNNNNNNNNNNNNNNNNNNNNNNNNNNNNNNNNNNNNNNNNNNNNNNNNNNNNNNNNNNNNNNNNNNNNNNNNNNNNNNNNNNNNNNNNNNNNNNNNNNNNNNNNNNNNNNNNNNNNNNNNNNNNNNNNNNNNNNNNNNNNNNNNNNNNNNNNNNNNNNNNNNNNNNNNNNNNNNNNNNNNNNNNNNNNNNNNNNNNNNNNNNNNNNNNNNNNNNNNNNNNNNNNNNNNNNNNNNNNNNNNNNNNNNNNNNNNNNNNNNNNNNNNNNNNNNNNNNNNNNNNNNNNNNNNNNNNNNNNNNNNNNNNNNNNNNNNNNNNNNNNNNNNNNNNNNNNNNNNNNNNNNNNNNNNNNNNNNNNNNNNNNNNNNNNNNNNNNNNNNNNNNNNNNNNNNNNNNNNNNNNNNNNNNNNNNNNNNNNNNNNNNNNNNNNNNNNNNNNNNNNNNNNNNNNNNNNNNNNNNNNNNNNNNNNNNNNNNNNNNNNNNNNNNNNNNNNNNNNNNNNCCACCCACTTTCTGAATCTATAAATACCTAACTTATATCGTTCGAGACGTTCTATAAATAACACGAGTACCTATCCATGCACCAGAATATTGCCAGCAGACACGTCATCGAACTGCGGTACTACAAATCTATATAAAAGCCGTCACAATGGCatttcaattaaacaaacaagaTAAGTGTGCAACTCGTATCCGTGACAGACAATTATTAGAGCTAACAAACGATACGGCAGAGCAAACAGATTTCCGTACATCCATCAAGGCACCAGCAATATGGCGTGTCAATACATGCGGCATTCATTTGATACGCGGTACTGTTTGTCTCTAATTTATCGAGCCGAACATTCGTACAAAACAATCCGAGACGTGTAATGCCAGCCATCTGTATGGTATGCTCAAATCCCTGCACgctatattgatattaattgacGACACTGAAACCGACTGGATGTTACGAATAACGAATTAATAAAGCTCGCTTTCGATTGTAGGAATTCCTTTTGTTAGTTAGTGACGTATGTGTCCAATAAATCCAAATAAGTTACGTCCAAACTTCATaaatacatgttattttttatatctcaccagatccaattaaatatttttgttaaatgtcatttttgctcgtttaattaatgttcaaaaattcaaaagcGTTAGGTTACGCCCCTGGTTGGGCTCGCTTTAGAATTAATCAATAAGTACTTAGACTTAAAATCGACGTCTGACATTTTATAAGTGCTGTAATTTCCTCTTACAATTGGGCTGAGTGGTCTAAAGTCTAAGATTTGCAGGAGTAGTTCAGATAATAGTTTACAGACATTTCGTTTTAACTGCACTATTCAATTGATAAGTAGATTAGCTAAGGATTGATTTATTTgcacaaaaatcttttattcaaaaatcttagatttttttgtaaaaacgacTTCTGAACTGTTGGCTTCAATGGCTTCTTAATGCGATAGCGACGTGCAAGTACTTAACGTTTGCGACTCGACTCGgtaatttcaattcaaatattCTACGAAATCTTTTAAGTTAAGCAGAAGTTCCGTTTATTTTACATCGTCGTCTAATGGCATCAAAATCACCAGGGAAggtaaaattttctttactaATATTCACAGAGCATATGTTATAGTTACCTATGTAATAAACCATACCTTCGGTCGTTAGTACCTCAATAAAGCATCGTTTAACAAGCAGCTGTATACTGCATGTATTCAAAAACAAAGGGTGTGTATGTATgctctgttttttatttttattggcaaTTAAACAATTAACCCGTTGAGAGGCATAAAGGAGACCTGGTCCCCTACTGTGCGGGGCGAAATTTTATACTCATTCAAGGTATTGTGGTGAATTTTAGGATTGTTCTCGATTCGCGAGATGAAAGCTTTTGGGCTTCTGAATAAGCAATcgcataatatataataaaaataaggaggTCGCTCAGCTGGGTACCTACTGAGCGTGTAGGTAATGTAGGTAAATTAGGTCGTGTTCGCCTGAGTATGCTGTATGTACCTACTTGAGTACATATGCTTAATTATAGTTAGGTATGCGTAACCATTATGTGTTCATAGTAGACTTAAAAAGCTGAAGAAAATCGCAAGTTATTGTTATAATGTGTATTACCCATTAGGTACTTGTAGTCTgtacgtaaaacatttttataattagatttagATTCCATCTTCATTCGTAAGTACTTTTTACGTAGATtataaaacgtattaaaaagGACTCTCagagtaagaaataaaaatcaaagactttttgtaatttatttaataaaaatctctttTGACTTGAACACGATCACTAAATTACAGAcaattaaagaatattatttcatgtaacATTGAGATTATTTTACGTTGTATCAGTCGagtttagaataatattagtTACAAGACAGACTCCACTGActgatataaagaaaatatacaatatcACTACCTATGTACATTGCTCTGGTCTCACGAAAACGGATAAATCATAATATGTTCACTCTGCGCTGATAAAAGTTATTAACATCGATAATCAATGAttactgtttaaaaatgtaCGCGACTGTATTAAAATCGCCCCTAATCAATTAGTTTCAAGAAATAACATCAGTGAATCGATATCCACATTACGAACTCATTTATATTGACGGCTGGCGTAGAGTGAAAgcagatttatttatgtatgtaatcaACACGTATAGTAATTCCCATATGTCAAATCTGTAATGTAATGCCGGCGCTCCATTTGCCGCCGGCCCGCATACAAACGACGTTCACGCCCGCGGCGGTAAACGTAATGGATCAATGACTTAATACCAAAATACTACGAAAGGCATGTATTCCCAACACCAATATACCACATGAGATACATCccacaataaatacaaaacaaattcgatatttgacatttttttttttcatttattcaaagtGACACTCAAGTACGAcgattgcatttaaaatattataaagcattACGACTGTGACTGTATAGGTACATTTatatctatttacataaattataaacaaagtagTGCACCATGTTTTTCgcatgtatttacaaatatacaacTATGTACTaacaattataacaatattaccGAATGTGATTAAcgtttaaaacatttatgaaacaaaattttacacgttattatatttatgttgaaataaatagattGGACCTTACAATTTTTGTAGCTCGGCTCATGAAATCGTATTTACACGACAATGCTTGTAGTGAGAATAGTGAAAGATGTCACTGTAGTGTTATGTCAAGCACCATGGTTTGGGCAAAATCTGTAGCATTTTAGAACGAATTTTACTTAGATTGAATTATATCGATGTActatcaaatatttgtgatataGAAAATGTCGCAGATAAATTCCAAATTGgtagacaaaattaaaatattagctAAGATGGCAGCTCATATCATGTACAAAATCAGATTCTTCAACTTTGTCAGCCTTTTCATGTACCTATTAACTACTAAAAATTGATAAGTAACAACAATGTAGTCATTACGTTTCTATGAAACGATCGttataacaatacaaataattaatttaggcTTTTCTATCACTTCAACGTATACTCTCCCCGTTTCTCCTACAGTATTATTTGAATGTCCGTTCACTATATTTACACTGGGTACACCTAAGAACAGTTTGTCTTTGAGACTAGCTGAGGTGGCATTAACGATACTCGTACCTATTGTTGAAGTAAAATGGAATGTTTCTTTAAACGTTTCAAGTGACACAATGGTTCTTAGCTCGTTGTCGAACTACGTCACTGGTGGTGTCTACCGCTGGCCTGCGGTGTTGAGGAGTCCCTCTGAGGAGTTGGAGGCGGGAATGCCGAGGGGGACTGGCCCCTCAGCTCTGTGCTAGGGAATCCAGCGGCACCACCAGTTTTCCGTTGGAGTAGCTGTAACAAggaaactttattaaaattacaagaaaattcTAGTACAAATTTGAGGTTAGTTTGTTAAAAAGATGAGAATAAATGCAGTTAGATATTAGattagtatattaataaatttataagtcAAGGGATGATAAGTGAGGGACAGTTTCCACGGGCGGGTGTCTCATTGTAGCACAAAACTATTCTCTGTGACGATACGCTGCGCGCCCGCTGCGAAACGAAACGTTTAAACTGCGTGTGAACGACGACTGAGAGTCATCACACCTCCGACGAATGGACAAAACTCGATTAAAACAATCCTTAAACCTAGCCGCCTCTGGCAACCTGTTGCGAACACGGTAAAACTCCGGCACTCCGTTACAAACTGATATTCTAGTCCGAAATATCGCAAGACACTCGCCGTTGGAGATGGTCCCTATGTAATAAGTAGTATCATTAACCTGTACGGTATAGTGGCTGTTCTGGATTTAGCTCTGCTTGGCCTAACCGCGTCATCTGCAACCAAGACATTTCAATGTGAAcggttttaaattgtatattcttTTAATGAACGTTTGTCTTGGAGGATTAAAGGGAAACTTTCCGCTTGTTCATAGTTTATATCGTATCGAGGAGGTTTAATTAAGTGGTAGCGCACGCTATTGTCTCGGCTCTTGCGGAACAATACTTATCTTAAGTCGAAGTTAGCAGAAGTAATATCTACGATACCTTAATGAGGGAACTTTATATCGACTTCGTTAATCGTTTCTGACCTGGCCGGTTCTATTTGCTgtacctttatattttaaatagttttgtttgtataaaataagaTTGTTATGTGTATGACTGTGCTGTGTATGGTtgcgaaataaaagaaaaataaaattgattgaaatcTCAATAAGAGACAAACTATGATATGGACGCGCACTTCCAATTCTATAATTGCATGAATATAGTTGTTATTAGTAGAAAGTATATTTAATCGAATGTTAGTATATGTCCAGCTAATTATATGAAGAAGCCAGTGTACTATCTGCCAGCAAAGTGGCATGTGTGTGGCGGAGAGCCTTACCATAGAGCGGCTAACATCGCTGTGAGAGGCACGCATCGCATTTGACGGGCTCGGCACGCCGCTTGCCCTGAGAGCCCTGCGAGCCGGACTTACGCCGGAAAGTGTACCTAACGAGCAGACCTGCAATGCAAAACGCCGCACcgttaacaaaacaaacaactaaaccaaaatgaaaacaacaaacataGAGCCACGCGCGCGCGTCCATCTGAAAAACGCCTATGGGCGGACGAAAGCgggccaaataaaaaaaaaggaatgatCCTCTCAGGGTTTTCATGACTTGATACCGCTAGTATTCATTCACGTTTTATGGCAGAATGAAACTCTATACTTTAAGCATTCTGTACTGGATTTATGACTACGTTGTGTTTCGTGATACGTCCTAAGGGGCGACGACGAATGTTTTGAGTATGTGctttatgttttaagtttagtttgAGCTAAATACAGAagtaataaacttattaaataaagttctaTTAACAGCTATTGTAGTTTGCATGCATTAAAGAAgattgaaaaatgtttgtgtgttcaAAATATGAAGAACTTACCAGTAAGCCCGGCTTTGTTGATGCTGTTAGAACTAGAAAACCCAGATATCTTCTTCCAAGCTTTTTTGTTCCAAAAGCCGCTCGTTTTTGCGTCTCCGCAGCTGGAACTGCGCGGTGATGGGACATCTTTAGGGCATCGTAGACCGCATTCGTCTGCGCCTAGAATTCGTACCCCTGCACCTCGTGTGCCGTAAGCTACAGCGGGTAAGTGCGGCACTGATCCAGTTGGTTTACGACGTAAACTCCCGACATAACTCGCACCGCTACTGCTGCCACTAAACCCGCTGTCTAAATCTGGTGGATTACAGCTTGCCGGTGAAAGTAGCTCATCCGTCGGTCCAACTCGCAATAATTCCTCTATATTGTCTCTGTCTTCTGCCCGCTCGGAATCGGGGGATTCACATTCTGGCATAAGCATTGCCTCGACGCTAAGATTCAACTCTCCCAAAATTCGTTTGTGCCTGGATTCTACTCGACGGACTTCTTCTTCGACTACACTTCTATCTAAAGAAACTAGTGACTGTCGGGGGGCATAACGATGCTTAGGACACGTTCTAGAACCATCTGTTATTTcttcataaatgttttcttcGGTGCCGTACCTCGTAACATAATTATGACGTGATGACCTGTCTCGCGGAATACCTCCTCTTCCACGTTGACGATTTACCTTCCTTGACGACGAGGGCATAGATAAGTGATGGTCATAATACGCATACGAATAGTCAACTGGTTCAAATCGCTCCATAGTCGCTGCGATGTTGCTTCTATTCCATGTTTGCGGTGGTGGTTCTCGTGATAAATTGACAGCTGCTAGTCTTGCTGGTAGAATTTCGTCTAGATCCCTAGCACATCGTTCATCAAGTGACTGAGCACCGTCGTCTTCTTCTCGCCGATGCTTTCTGTGCGGCCGACGAGAAGTCTGTGAGCGCGCGTGCGCTCGGTCGCAGTCTGACCCATGACCGTGATTGTAATCGGGTGTATGACTACGATTATAATCGATAGGCCGATGTTTACAGTCTAATGTGTGATGATAATCAGGTGTATGTCTCAGACTATAACTTGAATTGCCTTCATAGTCTGAGCGATCATAGGAGGGGCTATCATCAGCGTTACTAGTATGAGGATGTGGGCAATCGGCTGCAATGCCAGATTCCGAAGATGGGTAGTCGTGGACTTCTGCCGTGGTTAGCACCCGGTCGTCGGGCCGCGCCGGCTCTGA
The window above is part of the Trichoplusia ni isolate ovarian cell line Hi5 chromosome 11, tn1, whole genome shotgun sequence genome. Proteins encoded here:
- the LOC113499098 gene encoding uncharacterized protein LOC113499098 isoform X2, translated to MESRSAPPSPDEPGQAVYDSRCGRFPHPPTLQRTFASCRETTRPRPHHRHAASEPARPDDRVLTTAEVHDYPSSESGIAADCPHPHTSNADDSPSYDRSDYEGNSSYSLRHTPDYHHTLDCKHRPIDYNRSHTPDYNHGHGSDCDRAHARSQTSRRPHRKHRREEDDGAQSLDERCARDLDEILPARLAAVNLSREPPPQTWNRSNIAATMERFEPVDYSYAYYDHHLSMPSSSRKVNRQRGRGGIPRDRSSRHNYVTRYGTEENIYEEITDGSRTCPKHRYAPRQSLVSLDRSVVEEEVRRVESRHKRILGELNLSVEAMLMPECESPDSERAEDRDNIEELLRVGPTDELLSPASCNPPDLDSGFSGSSSGASYVGSLRRKPTGSVPHLPAVAYGTRGAGVRILGADECGLRCPKDVPSPRSSSCGDAKTSGFWNKKAWKKISGFSSSNSINKAGLTDDAVRPSRAKSRTATIPYSYSNGKLVVPLDSLAQS
- the LOC113499098 gene encoding uncharacterized protein LOC113499098 isoform X3, whose protein sequence is MESRSAPPSPDEPGQAVYDSRCGRFPHPPTLQRTFASCRETTRPRPHHRHAASEPARPDDRVLTTAEVHDYPSSESGIAADCPHPHTSNADDSPSYDRSDYEGNSSYSLRHTPDYHHTLDCKHRPIDYNRSHTPDYNHGHGSDCDRAHARSQTSRRPHRKHRREEDDGAQSLDERCARDLDEILPARLAAVNLSREPPPQTWNRSNIAATMERFEPVDYSYAYYDHHLSMPSSSRKVNRQRGRGGIPRDRSSRHNYVTRYGTEENIYEEITDGSRTCPKHRYAPRQSLVSLDRSVVEEEVRRVESRHKRILGELNLSVEAMLMPECESPDSERAEDRDNIEELLRVGPTDELLSPASCNPPDLDSGFSGSSSGASYVGSLRRKPTGSVPHLPAVAYGTRGAGVRILGADECGLRCPKDVPSPRSSSCGDAKTSGFWNKKAWKKISGFSSSNSINKAGLTATPTENWWCRWIP
- the LOC113499098 gene encoding uncharacterized protein LOC113499098 isoform X1, translated to MESRSAPPSPDEPGQAVYDSRCGRFPHPPTLQRTFASCRETTRPRPHHRHAASEPARPDDRVLTTAEVHDYPSSESGIAADCPHPHTSNADDSPSYDRSDYEGNSSYSLRHTPDYHHTLDCKHRPIDYNRSHTPDYNHGHGSDCDRAHARSQTSRRPHRKHRREEDDGAQSLDERCARDLDEILPARLAAVNLSREPPPQTWNRSNIAATMERFEPVDYSYAYYDHHLSMPSSSRKVNRQRGRGGIPRDRSSRHNYVTRYGTEENIYEEITDGSRTCPKHRYAPRQSLVSLDRSVVEEEVRRVESRHKRILGELNLSVEAMLMPECESPDSERAEDRDNIEELLRVGPTDELLSPASCNPPDLDSGFSGSSSGASYVGSLRRKPTGSVPHLPAVAYGTRGAGVRILGADECGLRCPKDVPSPRSSSCGDAKTSGFWNKKAWKKISGFSSSNSINKAGLTGLLVRYTFRRKSGSQGSQGKRRAEPVKCDACLSQRC